CCGCGGGCCCGGCTCCTACGACACGGCCCTGCGCGCCATGGCCCACCTGGCCGACGCCGGCATGCGCGACTTCAAGCTGTCGGTGGTGTGCACCCGGCACAACATCCCGCAGCTGGACACGTTCCGGGAGATCGCCGACCGGTACGGCGCCCAGCTGCGGCTGACCCGGCTGCGCCCCTCCGGCCGCGGCGCCGACGTCTGGGACGAGCTGCACCCGCTGCCGCGCCAGCAGCGCGAGCTGTACGACTGGCTGGTGGCCCACGGCGACAATGTGCTGACCGGCGACTCGTTCTTCCACCTGTCGGCGTTCGGGAGCGCGCTGCCGGGGCTCAACCTGTGCGGCGCGGGACGGGTGGTGTGCCTGATCGACCCGGTCGGCGACGTGTACGCCTGCCCGTTCGCCATCCACGACGAGTTCCTCGCCGGCAACGTGCGCGGCGAGGGTGGTTTCGCCGAGGTCTGGCGCCGGTCACCGCTGTTCCTCGGGCTGCGCCGGCCGCAGCAGGGCGGGGCGTGCAGCTCCTGCGCGTTCTTCGACACCTGCAAGGGCGGCTGCATGGCCGCCAAGTTCTTCACCGGCCTGCCGCTGGACGGGCCGGATCCCGAGTGCGTCCAGGGCTACGGCGAGTCGCTGCTCGCGAGCCGGGGCGAGGTCCCCAGGCCGTCCGGCGACCACTCGCACCGCACCGCTCCCCCGCGCCCGGTGCCGGTCCGCATCGCCCGGCCGCCGGTCAGCGCGTGCGAGGAGTCGCCGCTGGCCGGCGTGCAGGTGCGCTGATGTTCGGCAACCCGTGGTTCGAGACGGTCGCCGAGGCCCAGCGCCGGGCGAGCAAGCGCCTGCCGTACGCGGTGTACGGCGCGCTGCTGGCCGGTTCCGAGCGCGGCGCCACCGTCGCCGACAACGTCGGCGCGTTCGCCGAGCTGGGCTTCGCGCCCCGGGTGGCGGGCCACCACGCCGTCCGCGA
The Catellatospora sp. IY07-71 DNA segment above includes these coding regions:
- the mftC gene encoding mycofactocin radical SAM maturase (MftC is a radical SAM/SPASM enzyme that catalyzes the first two steps in biosynthesis of the electron carrier mycofactocin from the terminal Val-Tyr dipeptide of the precursor peptide MftA.); the encoded protein is MTAQTERLVDLFEHGLDAPICLTWELTYACNLSCTHCLSSSGRRDPRELSTAEAKAVIDELEAMQVFYVNIGGGEPTVRPDFWELLDYATAHHVGVKFSTNGVRIDTEAARRLAADDYVDVQISLDGATAEVNDAVRGPGSYDTALRAMAHLADAGMRDFKLSVVCTRHNIPQLDTFREIADRYGAQLRLTRLRPSGRGADVWDELHPLPRQQRELYDWLVAHGDNVLTGDSFFHLSAFGSALPGLNLCGAGRVVCLIDPVGDVYACPFAIHDEFLAGNVRGEGGFAEVWRRSPLFLGLRRPQQGGACSSCAFFDTCKGGCMAAKFFTGLPLDGPDPECVQGYGESLLASRGEVPRPSGDHSHRTAPPRPVPVRIARPPVSACEESPLAGVQVR